The genomic stretch CAGATTTGGCGGCGATTACGTTCGAAGCCATTAGCACTGCCGCGGAGCCGGTCGTAATTAAGCTATCAAGGGTGAAGCTTGTAAAAAGCGACTTAAGCTCCACGACCCATATGACAGATATTAAGCTTAACCTTTCACCAGTAGTTACCGCACCAGCGATTACATTCAAGGATTTGACCGGCCACTGGGCCAAAACAGCCATTGAACGGGCTGCGGCTATTGGTTTCGTTAAAGGATATCAGGACGGAATGTTCCGTCCAAATGGCAGTGTAACGAGAGCTGAATTTATCGTTATGCTGGATCGGGCGACTGAGCTGAAGTCGAAGGGCGACGATACGACACTTCAATATACAGACTTAGCTAGTATCCCGAGCTGGGCGAGGCCTTCTATCGCCCAAGCGGAATTAGCCGGTGTCGTTAAAGGCTATGAGGATGGAACATTCCGTCCGAATAAGCTGATCAGCAGAGCTGAAATGGCGGTTATGGTGATGAGGGCACTGGATAAGGAGCTTGAAGCTGATCTGAATCCGGCATTTAACGATTCGAATGCTATTCCTTCATGGGCGAAGCCGTCCGTAGCAGCAGCAGCGGAGCTGGGCATTATCCAAGGGAAGGGAGGCAATAAGTTCGAACCTGCGGCAAATGCTACTCGTGCCGAAGCCGTCGTTATCATTTTGAGAATACTGGATGTGCTAAACCCAAATTAACTAATGAGGTGAATCACCCAAATGTTGAAAAAGAAGGCTTTATCGCTGATGATTGCATGGACTCTGCTTGTCAGCTCGATTGCCCTCGCGCCGGTGAGCGGAGCAGCTGAGGCAGCGCAGGACATTTATGTGATGTCCTATCATACGAGTGGAACTTCAGGAACAAACATGACCTACATGGATGATAGTCTGCATCTTGCCTACAGCTATGACGCGAGCCATTGGACGGCGCTGGGAGATAATAACGGCATTTTATTCAAGAAAAATACGGGTTATCAGGCGAATCCTGCAAATGGCCTGCAGTATCGTGACCCGTTCTTGCTCCGGAAGCAGGACGGCAGCTTTGTACTGCTCGCGACAATCGTCACCAGCGCGGGAGCAACGACTAACACTGGAATATTCGCTTGGGATTCGAAGGATTTGCTGCATTATACGAACGAACGCACAATACAGTTGAACAAAACCTCTCAGCCCGCAAAATCACCACAGGCTCGTTATAATGAAGCCAGCGGTCTTTATGAGCTGTATTGGACGAACGGAACTACGCTCTACACGAATACGACGGAGGACTTTATTACGGTATCGGATCCAATCACCTATCAAGGTACGCAGTATCCTGCTGCCAAACCGGTCATGAACAGTGCACCAGCCAAAGCGATTGCTGGAAGCGTAGTCCGAGTAACGCCAAGCGAGCTCACCACGCTGCTCGCAAGCCTCGGAACACCTCAAATGCCAACGGGAGTTAAGCCGATTCAGACCACGACGGCTCTTGGCGCTGCTCCTACTTTGCCAGATGTCGGGGAAGTTATCTATTCCGATGGCACCTTAGTGTCGAAAGGGATGGATTGGGAGGCGATTGACCCTGCAGCCTATGCGAAGGAAGGAACCTTCAAAGTGAAGGGCAAGGTAAAGGGGACCACCAATATCGTGAATCCGCTCATAAAAAATGGAGCCGATCCCAATATCGAGAAGAGCAAGGACGGAAGGTATTATTTTACAAGCTCGTATATGGATGTTGCGCACAACGGAACCGCCTCCTATCAATATGATAGGATTACATTAAGAGGCTCATCGACGGTGCAAGGCTTGGCGAGCGCTGAAGAGAAAACGATTTGGCTGCGCAAGTCTTCCGGTGAAATGTCCTTCCATATCTGGGCTCCGGAAATTCATTACATGAATGGCAAGTGGTATATCTACTTCGCAGCCGGAAGGACGACGGCAAACTTTGATTTGCGTGTCTATGTGCTGGAATGTGCAACGGACGACCCGATGACGGGCGCGTGGAATGAGCTTGGAAAGGTCGCTATGCAAAATGAAGCGTTCGACCTAGACTCTACTGTATTCGAGCATAACGGCGAATGGTATATGATTTGGGCGTTTGCCAATTCCTCACTGCAAATGAACTCGAGCCTGCGCATTGCTAAGCTGACTAGCCCGACTACGCTTGGCAGCCAGCAGGTGAATATTGCTGTACCAGAATATACATGGGAGCAGCGCAGAGACAACGTCGTTGAAGGGCCAGATGTCATTAAGCGCAACGGCAAAATATTTGTAACCTATTCCGCAGGCTCTACGGATTCTACTTATGCAATCGGACTGCTATCTGCGCTGGATTCACCTAGTACTGATCTGCTCGACCCGGCAGCGTGGACGAAAACGCCGTATCCAATTATGGCAACGAGCAAAGCGAATGAGCAATTCGGGCCTGGACATGGCACATTCACAGTAGCTGAAGATGGTGTTTCGGACTTGTATGTGTACCATGCACGAAAGAATGAGCAGTATTCAGGCGTTAACGGCTACAACCCGCTTTATGACGCTTCCAGATGGGCGCGTGTACAGAACGTATATTGGCATGAGGATGGGACTCCGTATTTAGGAGTGCCAGTGGCAGACGGCAATCTTCCGGGAGCAGCTGTAGAAGCGACGGTTACAGTCATTGCGACTGCGGGTACCGTGTATGCAGCGGAGGAAAGTGCAACTATCGAAGCGGGAGACACACACCAAATGGTGCTTAAGAAAGCGGATGGGAATGGCCAAAGCACAGTCATTACAACAGGTGTAGCTTATTCCTCCTCTACCGCAGCAGTGGCAAAGGTGAGCCAAACCGGTGTTGTAAAGGCGCTGAGTCAAGGATTAGCTGTTATTACAGCTCAATATGAAGGCCAAACGTTTACGTTTCATGTAACGGTACCTGCTGCCGTATCGGATAAAGATCTGCTGCTCTGGTATTCGTTTGATGAGACAGGCGGCACAGTGGCGACGGATCATTCCGGAAACGGAAATGACGGAGCTTACGTGAGAACGCCGGCTTTTGGCACAGGCGTAAATGGCGGCTCGTTCAAGATGTCAGGGGGAGCATCTACGTCCACGACAGCACCTTATGTGAAGATTCCTAACGGAATATTAAAGGGCACAGACAATATTACAATATCAACGTACGTTAAATTTACGAATACGACGACAAGAAATCAATTTTTATACGGTTTGGGTACGGATTCCGATCGTTACTTATTTACCTCTCCTTATAATGGGTCGAACATTTTGCACTCGGCGATAACGACCAGCACTTGGAGCGGCGAGCAAAAATGGGCGCATGCGTCGGCACTTCCAGGGAATGAGTGGAAGCAATTGACGGTTGTTGTTAATTCAGATGAGCATTTGGGTGTTATGTATCTGGATGGAATAGAGGTGGCGCGAAATTCTTCCGTTACGATCAAGCCGTCCGACCTGTACGATGCAACGAAGGATTTCTCTGGCTATATCGGAAAATCATTTTATTCCGGTGATCCTTACTTTGGCGGAGAGGTTGACGATTTCCGTATCTATAACAAGGCGCTTACTTCCTGGGAGGTGCGATCCTTGTATGAGCAAGCCAATTCACAGGCTGTAGCAGAGGATACGGAATGGCTTCAATTAGGCGATACCTCAGCTATAATCGACGATCTTATTTTGCCGACTGTGGGAAGCAAGGGCTCATCTATTGCTTGGCATTCAAGCGATGCTTCTGTTGCTGGCACAAATGGAGTGGTTCAACGTCCTGCACTTGGTGAAGGGAATCGGACCGTTACTTTGACGGCCACCGTGCAGAAGGGGAGTTTTCTTGATACGAAGGATTTCCTTGTAACCGTAATAAGCGAGCAAGGAAGCGGTGTCTCTGCCATCTTATCCGGAACGAATGCGATTCAAGCAGGGGAGACATTGGAGCTCATTTATGGCCTGAGTGGCGTGGATGGTGAAGTATACGCACAGGATATAACCTTCACATTCGATCAGGAACAGCTGGAGTTTATGGATGCAGTATCTAAGAATAAGGATTTTGCAGTAGTAGCGGTATCGGACCCAGCAGAAACAGAAGGTCAAATCCGAGTTATCGCAGCTCGCATTGGGCAGGGAGTCGGAGTGGATGGTGAATGGCTGACTGTGCGATGGAAAGTGAAGGCGTCACAGGCAGCTGTTACGGTCATTAATGTGTCCAATGTTGTCGTGTCGAGCGGCGATGATGAGACTGATATCGGCGGGGCGGCTCATAGCGTAAATATTTCTGAGATCGATAGAGCTACACCAGGGGATATAAACGGCGATTCGAGGTTCAGCATCGGTGATCTAGCAATTATAGCATCCTATTATGGCAAAACGTCCAGTGATCCTAACTGGAGCGTATACAGAATCGCTGACCTGAGTAATGATGGAATGGTAGACATCGTGGATCTGTCGACGATGGCGCAATTGATTTTGAAACAATAAAAATAAAAACAGCAAGCATTTGAGGCTGTCCCCTCCGTAGATTCGATCTACGGAGGTGGCAGCCTCTCGCGTCTTAGGACATACTAGTTTTTAAACGGCGACAGCCGTTTCTTCTTTTTATTTCCGTTTTTTCTTGTTTCGCACAGTTGATAGTTTGCTTGAACTTTTTCTGATTTTCGTTCTATTTCTTCTATGATTAGGTACGCTGGAAAGAAACGCTTTTGCGCCGAAAAGTGAATTGACGAGTTTAAACGCTGGACGCATTTGTTGAAAGAAACCCATAAATTTCTGTGCGGTTCCCATCATGGACATAATACCGTCAAAGCCGCCTATTCGAGTTAACATCGAATCTGAATTTTCTACAGCAGGCATAGCAGGAGTGTCTTGTGACATAATAGGTTCTTCCACTGGCTCAATTTCAGTTGGCAGAATAGTGTTAGTCTGGGCTCTTTTTCGCCGCTTCACATCGAATCACATTCCTTTACTTATAATTTACCAGGAGCATCCTTATGATGCTGTTGGCTCCCAAGCCGTATATTCTCTATAGATTATGCACAGCTGTGCTTGTATGCTTGGATATTTGTTACCGAGGCTTTTATACGATATTGACTTGTATAGTGACCAACAATTTCGCTGGAAATGACACGATCTCCTTTTTATTTATCTTAATCGACAAAGGTTCTAAAGAATTGAACCTTTTATCGCGAATGCAGTAGGTTTTTCAAAGACAACTTTTTTTGCAAGAGTCAAGTAAAGTTGAAAGAAGCCGACGCCATGTAGGGCAGCCGGCTTCTTTTTTTCGGGAGTCAGGCATAAAAAATGGAATATTGTATAAAAGAGCAGAAAATTACAAATCTATCATGGACCGAATATGATAACTTAAAAGCACACCGTTATACTAGGCATCCATATGCTGGGGGTCATAATGCCGTAAATTCGCATGTACCACATCATCGTCGAGAGGAGCCGACCGGATTCCAGCTTGTAATCGATTTTTTCCTGCTTATTGGAACGCTCGACGGACGTGCGGCGCTTGTAAATCACCTTCCATTTTTCCAAGTCGCGCGGCGTTTTCAGGAACAGTCTCGGATCATCTCTGGTTTTTTTTTTCGTCGTCAATC from Paenibacillus sp. FSL H8-0548 encodes the following:
- a CDS encoding S-layer homology domain-containing protein codes for the protein MKRKLFIQCLALLITLTVLPGIASAKDVLFSLTASSEQPVLGQPFIVTVSGSDLTDMYGFEINLEYNPEQLRYVKSASSMSGFPVSLAPKDGKLVFAHTKIGKAAGDSGKADLAAITFEAISTAAEPVVIKLSRVKLVKSDLSSTTHMTDIKLNLSPVVTAPAITFKDLTGHWAKTAIERAAAIGFVKGYQDGMFRPNGSVTRAEFIVMLDRATELKSKGDDTTLQYTDLASIPSWARPSIAQAELAGVVKGYEDGTFRPNKLISRAEMAVMVMRALDKELEADLNPAFNDSNAIPSWAKPSVAAAAELGIIQGKGGNKFEPAANATRAEAVVIILRILDVLNPN
- a CDS encoding family 43 glycosylhydrolase, whose amino-acid sequence is MLKKKALSLMIAWTLLVSSIALAPVSGAAEAAQDIYVMSYHTSGTSGTNMTYMDDSLHLAYSYDASHWTALGDNNGILFKKNTGYQANPANGLQYRDPFLLRKQDGSFVLLATIVTSAGATTNTGIFAWDSKDLLHYTNERTIQLNKTSQPAKSPQARYNEASGLYELYWTNGTTLYTNTTEDFITVSDPITYQGTQYPAAKPVMNSAPAKAIAGSVVRVTPSELTTLLASLGTPQMPTGVKPIQTTTALGAAPTLPDVGEVIYSDGTLVSKGMDWEAIDPAAYAKEGTFKVKGKVKGTTNIVNPLIKNGADPNIEKSKDGRYYFTSSYMDVAHNGTASYQYDRITLRGSSTVQGLASAEEKTIWLRKSSGEMSFHIWAPEIHYMNGKWYIYFAAGRTTANFDLRVYVLECATDDPMTGAWNELGKVAMQNEAFDLDSTVFEHNGEWYMIWAFANSSLQMNSSLRIAKLTSPTTLGSQQVNIAVPEYTWEQRRDNVVEGPDVIKRNGKIFVTYSAGSTDSTYAIGLLSALDSPSTDLLDPAAWTKTPYPIMATSKANEQFGPGHGTFTVAEDGVSDLYVYHARKNEQYSGVNGYNPLYDASRWARVQNVYWHEDGTPYLGVPVADGNLPGAAVEATVTVIATAGTVYAAEESATIEAGDTHQMVLKKADGNGQSTVITTGVAYSSSTAAVAKVSQTGVVKALSQGLAVITAQYEGQTFTFHVTVPAAVSDKDLLLWYSFDETGGTVATDHSGNGNDGAYVRTPAFGTGVNGGSFKMSGGASTSTTAPYVKIPNGILKGTDNITISTYVKFTNTTTRNQFLYGLGTDSDRYLFTSPYNGSNILHSAITTSTWSGEQKWAHASALPGNEWKQLTVVVNSDEHLGVMYLDGIEVARNSSVTIKPSDLYDATKDFSGYIGKSFYSGDPYFGGEVDDFRIYNKALTSWEVRSLYEQANSQAVAEDTEWLQLGDTSAIIDDLILPTVGSKGSSIAWHSSDASVAGTNGVVQRPALGEGNRTVTLTATVQKGSFLDTKDFLVTVISEQGSGVSAILSGTNAIQAGETLELIYGLSGVDGEVYAQDITFTFDQEQLEFMDAVSKNKDFAVVAVSDPAETEGQIRVIAARIGQGVGVDGEWLTVRWKVKASQAAVTVINVSNVVVSSGDDETDIGGAAHSVNISEIDRATPGDINGDSRFSIGDLAIIASYYGKTSSDPNWSVYRIADLSNDGMVDIVDLSTMAQLILKQ